In Aegilops tauschii subsp. strangulata cultivar AL8/78 chromosome 3, Aet v6.0, whole genome shotgun sequence, one genomic interval encodes:
- the LOC109742118 gene encoding potassium channel KAT3-like has protein sequence MARPSRARTGSRVTRCFPCYDGDRSGEFSGCNVPNDLLPSLGATAAAQPTAGRYLVSPYGRRYRVWETFLILLVVYSAWICPLEFAFLRHLPRAPFVVDDVVNGFFAVDILLTFFVPYVDNRSYLVVDDPKKIALRYLSTWFIFDVCSTVPFRSITHLFTRHEHSLGLKFLNVLRLWRLRRVSSLFARLEKDIRFNYAVIRCTKLISVTLFAVHCAGCINYLIADRYPDPSRTWIGAAHPDFREDGLWVRYVTCLYWSITTMTTTGYGDLHAQNAREMLFGISYMLFNLWLTAYLIGNMTNLVVHSTSRTRDFRDMVQAATEFAARNQLPRQIEEQMLNHICLRFKAEGLKQQDTLDILPKAMRSSISLYLFFPVVQGAYLFRGVSPSFIQQLVTEMVAEYFAPKEDIILQNEYPSDLHLLVTGEVDIVAFLDGTEQVYGKATEGGLLGEIGVLCNKPQPFTFRTTKLSQVLRISRPKLMDIIQENAEDGEIIRINLEQVNV, from the exons aTGGCGCGTCCTTCCCGCGCTCGCACGGGGTCACGGGTGACGCGGTGCTTCCCATGCTACGACGGCGACAGGAGCGGCGAGTTCAGCGGCTGCAACGTCCCCAACGATCTGCTCCCGTCGCTcggcgccaccgccgccgcgcagCCGACCGCCGGCAGGTACCTCGTCTCGCCTTACGGCCGGCGCTACAG GGTGTGGGAGACGTTTCTGATCCTGCTGGTGGTGTACTCGGCGTGGATATGCCCGCTGGAGTTCGCGTTCCTGAGGCACCTGCCCCGCGCGCCTTTTGTCGTGGACGATGTCGTCAACGGCTTCTTCGCGGTCGACATCCTGCTCACTTTCTTCGTGCCCTACGTCGACAACAGGTCTTACCTTGTCGTCGACGATCCGAAGAAGATCGCACTCAG GTATCTGTCGACCTGGTTCATCTTTGACGTCTGCTCCACGGTTCCATTCCGCTCCATCACCCACCTCTTCACCAGGCACGAGCACAGCCTCGGCCTCAAGTTCCTCAATGTGCTTCGCCTCTGGCGGCTGCGCAGAGTCAGTTCCTTATTTGCAAG GCTTGAGAAGGACATCCGTTTCAACTACGCCGTGATACGCTGCACAAAGCTCATCTCG GTCACTCTGTTCGCGGTGCACTGCGCCGGGTGCATCAACTACCTGATCGCGGACAGGTACCCCGACCCGTCGAGGACCTGGATAGGCGCGGCGCACCCGGACTTCAGGGAGGACGGGCTGTGGGTGCGCTACGTCACGTGCCTCTACTGGTCCATCACCACCATGACCACCACCGGCTACGGCGACCTGCACGCCCAGAACGCCAGGGAGATGCTCTTCGGCATCTCCTACATGCTCTTCAACCTCTGGCTCACCGCCTACCTCATCGGCAACATGACCAACCTCGTCGTCCACAGCACCAGCCGCACCAGAGACTTC AGGGACATGGTTCAGGCTGCCACAGAATTCGCGGCGAGGAACCAGCTGCCGCGGCAGATAGAGGAGCAGATGCTGAACCACATATGCCTGAGGTTCAAGGCAGAGGGGCTCAAGCAGCAGGACACACTGGACATCCTCCCCAAGGCGATGAGATCGAGCATATCGCTCTATCTCTTCTTCCCGGTGGTTCAGGGCGCCTACCTCTTCAGGGGAGTCTCCCCAAGCTTCATCCAGCAACTG GTGACCGAGATGGTGGCTGAGTACTTCGCCCCAAAGGAGGACATCATACTGCAGAACGAGTACCCATCAGACCTACACCTTCTTGTGACCGGAGAAGTG GATATTGTGGCGTTCCTAGATGGGACAGAGCAG GTTTATGGAAAGGCGACTGAGGGAGGACTGCTAGGGGAGATCGGAGTACTGTGCAACAAGCCACAGCCGTTCACTTTCCGGACGACCAAGCTATCTCAGGTTCTAAGGATCAGTAGGCCCAAGCTGATGGACATCATCCAGGAAAATGCAGAAGATGGCGAGATCATCAGGATCAATCTTGAGCAAGTAAACGTCTAA